A region of Planctomycetota bacterium DNA encodes the following proteins:
- a CDS encoding BatA domain-containing protein, giving the protein MIVDVATDPALTSSFKLQASSFPLAVSFITPGLAIGGLLLAAVPIVIHLLNRRRFKTVEFAAMRFVLEAMRRNRRRLQFESWLLLAMRCLLISCIGIGLARPLGCDNAFAGVAGRDRTLHLVVLDNSGSTQAITGDTTVVDQLRSVAVAVLEQAERTDARVAAFAASAPAGDLVPEPTFDLAAAADVLMSLPTTSLETDLAGAVARAIDAAEFAEPGERIVLHVLSDLAADAVADPRLESASGVVSERFDEVRLYRPTGDTPVNTAVLAVGPEERLVRRGFDVPIVATLAGTGSTDVAWSVSGTTIDRRPIAIAPEGTEVAAESQVADALEDGIARVVSLSLVNADDALAADDERFTVVERVAALPTLVVEGTSAADGPGETRSLLSVALSPGGAGYVDVRQITGLELPDTRLDAYEAVVLSDVGGIDDASAGRLATFVEGGATLLVWLGSDVSVGNYAASLLPRGLLPGTLVRQIAADAATDNDIGLVAFDFDPNQAHPFLEAFAGVDQTGLEAPLFRRYWQIEPAETSDVVLQFAGTMDPAVLVHRLGEGQVVTVATSADDPAWTLLPLLDNFPAFVHELFRNAVGAAGGGTAWQERIAGERLVVPPSVQLPPGVVPQLLGGTTPIRLERRLTKGPPTWVSPPLAEVGSFELVAGDVRLPVVVNFPSVESDLTPADDGTLRTIFGDDVVLLDAAETTGETLAASEDGSDWGWMLLMLGLTLAAGEVAYAAFLGRRRG; this is encoded by the coding sequence ATGATCGTGGACGTTGCGACTGATCCGGCTCTGACTTCAAGCTTCAAGCTTCAAGCTTCAAGCTTTCCACTCGCGGTGTCGTTCATCACGCCCGGCCTTGCTATCGGCGGCCTGCTGCTGGCTGCGGTGCCGATCGTGATCCACTTGCTGAATCGCCGTCGGTTCAAGACCGTCGAGTTTGCGGCCATGCGATTCGTGCTGGAGGCGATGCGGCGAAACCGACGTCGGCTGCAATTCGAGTCGTGGCTGCTTCTGGCGATGCGGTGTCTGCTCATCAGCTGCATCGGCATCGGACTGGCCAGGCCGCTCGGTTGCGACAACGCGTTTGCCGGCGTCGCGGGGCGAGACCGGACGCTGCATCTGGTCGTTCTCGACAACAGTGGCTCGACGCAGGCGATCACGGGTGACACGACCGTCGTCGACCAGCTGCGGTCGGTGGCCGTTGCCGTCTTGGAGCAGGCCGAGCGGACCGACGCGCGGGTGGCCGCCTTTGCAGCGTCTGCACCGGCGGGCGACCTTGTCCCGGAGCCGACATTCGATCTGGCTGCGGCGGCCGACGTGCTGATGAGCCTGCCGACGACGTCCTTGGAGACCGACCTTGCCGGCGCGGTCGCCCGGGCGATTGATGCTGCGGAGTTTGCAGAGCCCGGTGAACGGATTGTCCTGCACGTCCTGAGCGATCTCGCGGCCGATGCCGTTGCCGACCCGAGGTTGGAGTCGGCGTCGGGCGTGGTAAGCGAGCGATTCGACGAAGTCCGCCTCTATCGACCGACGGGCGACACGCCGGTCAACACCGCGGTTCTTGCCGTCGGCCCGGAGGAGCGACTGGTCCGCCGCGGGTTCGACGTGCCGATCGTCGCGACGCTCGCGGGCACCGGGTCGACCGACGTCGCGTGGAGCGTCTCGGGCACCACAATCGATCGCCGGCCGATTGCGATCGCACCCGAAGGCACCGAGGTCGCCGCGGAGTCACAGGTGGCCGACGCACTCGAAGACGGCATTGCCCGCGTCGTGTCGCTCTCGCTGGTCAATGCCGACGACGCGCTGGCAGCTGACGACGAACGTTTCACGGTTGTCGAACGCGTGGCTGCGCTTCCGACGCTGGTGGTCGAGGGCACCTCAGCTGCCGACGGCCCTGGCGAGACTCGGTCGCTGCTGTCGGTGGCACTCTCGCCCGGCGGGGCCGGCTACGTCGACGTCCGGCAGATCACCGGACTGGAGCTGCCCGACACGCGGCTCGACGCGTACGAGGCCGTCGTGCTGAGCGACGTCGGCGGCATCGACGACGCGTCGGCCGGACGGCTCGCGACGTTCGTGGAGGGCGGCGCGACGCTGCTCGTCTGGCTCGGCAGCGACGTCAGCGTCGGCAACTACGCCGCCTCGCTACTGCCACGCGGCCTGTTGCCTGGAACGCTCGTCCGCCAAATCGCCGCCGACGCTGCCACCGACAACGACATCGGCCTCGTCGCGTTCGACTTCGACCCGAACCAGGCGCATCCGTTCCTCGAAGCGTTCGCCGGCGTCGATCAGACCGGTCTTGAGGCACCGCTGTTCCGTCGCTACTGGCAGATCGAGCCCGCCGAAACGAGCGACGTTGTGCTGCAATTCGCTGGCACGATGGACCCGGCCGTACTCGTTCACCGGCTGGGCGAGGGGCAAGTCGTCACCGTCGCGACCTCCGCCGACGATCCGGCGTGGACGCTCTTGCCGCTGCTCGATAACTTTCCAGCGTTCGTCCACGAGCTCTTCCGCAACGCTGTCGGTGCAGCCGGCGGAGGGACGGCCTGGCAGGAGCGCATCGCGGGCGAGCGCCTCGTCGTCCCACCATCGGTTCAGCTGCCGCCTGGCGTCGTGCCGCAGCTGCTGGGCGGGACGACGCCGATTCGATTGGAGCGTCGTCTCACCAAAGGTCCGCCGACGTGGGTTTCGCCGCCGCTTGCAGAGGTCGGCAGCTTCGAACTGGTCGCGGGCGATGTGCGACTGCCGGTCGTCGTCAACTTTCCTTCAGTCGAGAGCGACCTGACACCTGCAGACGACGGCACGCTCCGGACGATCTTCGGTGACGACGTCGTCCTCCTCGATGCCGCCGAAACGACGGGCGAAACGCTTGCCGCGTCGGAAGACGGCAGCGACTGGGGCTGGATGCTCCTGATGCTGGGCCTGACCCTCGCCGCGGGCGAAGTCGCCTACGCC